Genomic DNA from Prunus persica cultivar Lovell chromosome G1, Prunus_persica_NCBIv2, whole genome shotgun sequence:
NNNNNNNNNNNNNNNNNNNNNNNNNNNNNNNNNNNNNNNNNNNNNNNNNNNNNNNNNNNNNNNNNNNNNNNNNNNNNNNNNNNNNNNNNNNNNNNNNNNNNNNNNNNNNNNNNNNNNNNNNNNNNNNNNNNNNNNNNNNNNNNNNNNNNNNNNNNNNNNNNNNNNNNNNNNNNNNNNNNNNNNNNNNNNNNNNNNNNNNNNNNNNNNNNNNNNNNNNNNNNNNNNNNNNNNNNNNNNNNNNNNNNNNNNNNNNNNNNNNNNNNNNNNNNNNNNNNNNNNNNNNNNNNNNNNNNNNNNNNNNNNNNNNNNNNNNNNNNNNNNNNNNNNNNNNNNNATTATAGAGTgtgggacccattgtattggtgggctccacctctattagagagttggtacacaagttggtatctaaagttggtctccctagcatgacccaTAACTAAATGACTCAACTTAGTAAGAAATACAAAGAAGTTAGATTTGACATGACATGTTATTGTCAAACTTAatcataaattattattctaaTGCGTGCCACAAACTGAACATTTCCTTCGCCAAACAGGtttaataaattaacaaattaatcaTTTTTCTTATGCAAAGCGATATTCTAAAGAGTGTTGTTATTTCAACCCACCTGTCTTATTTCCCCATTCacttatcttcaaaattttaaaaacaaattaacccCTTTGTAAATTGACTTCTATATCCCTTAACTAATTGTTGACACATAAATACTCACTTTACTCTAAGCTGACACTGTTAAGtcaaaacaataaaagtaaaaataaaaacaaaaaaattagaagaaaaaaggccAACAAACAACCACCAGACCACCCACCCAGCACCACAAACCGACCTCCCCTCCTCACCTCACCACCAGCCACATATTCAACATTcttcaaaacttcaaaaccATGCAATCCCAATTCCACATATATATTCAACATTCTTCAAAACCACACAATCCCAACTTCATAAATTCAATATTTTAGAAAACctcaaaaacccaattctaaAAATTCTACTACTTTTTATAACGTAGCAGACCTAATTCCACAAATTCAATCAttttcaaaacccaacaaacccaatttcacaatttcaataattttcaaaacccaacaagagGGCCAACAACGAGAAGGAACACGCGCATAAAATCTTTGTAGCACTTGAGCATGtcagggtttagggtttaggtacATCAAAGGTGGTTCATGTTAGGTTTGGTGGAAGGTACATCACAGGTGGTTCTTTTTAGCTTTGGTGGAGTGCGCGGCGCTTgctgaattgaaaattttcattatctaagtgttttttttttggactcaaCAATGTGAAGTTAGGGTTAAAAAGTTTTAAGTGAATATCTAATTGTCAATAATTAAAAGGTATTTTAGAAATAATGATgggtaaaaatataaaatattattttttaaaatttaaaaagtgagTGAAAAATAAGACAGAAGTAAAAATAACATCACTCatttaaaattactttaatttacaCAAAACGGATATACAAACTCGAATTAATGATAACTGGCACAGTAACTTGAACAATTAATGAAACCAAAAGTGCTTTCAAATACAAATGCTTAAACGGTCAACATCACGGTAATGTGCCATGCGAAAGCTGTCAGTGTAAAGAAGACCGTACGATGTGTGAGGCTAATAAGTAACTAGTGAGCTACTAAATGAGCTCCACTAGAATACAAGAAAGATAAAATGTGGTTCCTAATACAGAGGGAAACGACGACACATTACACCCCAGCCAACCACAACTCGACAACACATCCTCAAAACCACTTGTACTCCCTGAAACCGCTTTTCCATCTCAACTCGTGCCATGTTAATTATAATCCTCATTTTCCATATCCTGCACACACTTTCTCAGACGCCTTCAGAGCTTTGgctacaagaagaaaaaaaaaacaaaattaattcagttcagttcatttctttatatatatagggttTCAAGTTgttgtctttctttttttggggctAGGCTTGGATTTTGCtcttgtttgggttttttggtgaaagaaaaattaaagaggCAGGAGGTGCAAGCAAAAGAGTGTAAAGTTTTAACTGAGAGAGATCGTAACTGTTATCATGGGAAGGGGTAGGGTTCAGCTGAAGCGCATAGAGAACAAGATCAACAGACAGGTgactttttccaaaagaagAACTGGGTTGCTCAAGAAGGCTCATGAGATCTCTGTCTTGTGCGATGCTCAGGTTGCTCTGGTTGTCTTCTCCAACAAGGGCAAACTCTGTGAGTACGCCACGGATTCATGGtaaatattatacatatatatgattttcttgatttctgtggttttgttttctttgtcgGTAGGGTTTCACTGTATAACTATGTCCTGACTCCTGCTGGCTGATCAATTTGTCATCTGATTATGCTGGttagtttatgtttttaaGATGTAGATCGTGCAAGGTAATTTGCAAATAGACGACAGCGTACTTGATTTGATGTAAAGTAGTACTCTAAGATTATAcgcttttgtttcttttttggtcaaattacTTCATGCGTACTTGTCTAAATTTGATCTCAAAATTATGTTAGTGAGCAAGTActtgtatttattttggatCAGCGACGAGACTAAGCAAAAAAACCTGTTAACATATTtgtaatcaaatttaaaaataattagtaATAATTTAGCTGTaaaattgtttaaaataataatttaatttaattcactTCACTTGAGAAACATAGTAATCTCGAACGAAGTTTTTGTTAgcaaaaagtgaaaatgatgagaaaaaaaaggagtggAAGCAgcaggaaatatatatatatatatatatatatatagacccCAAGAAagctcaaagaaaaaaaaagggcattaGCATAGACTAAAGtaaaatatttaccatttgaGTGCATATAAGAAATTCTAATGAACATGACTTGAAAGTTCTTGAATGATATAATATATCCTTgattattagttaatttgttATAGAATATAAGTCCCACGTTGAAActttgactaaataaaatacactATATAATGAGTGGTTTCACTACTAATATCACCGAGGCATTTTGCGATAAAAACCGACACCTATTGGTCATTGTGGTTAAATTGGGCACAATATCAGTGTTGCTAATAGTGGACCGTTGGCCCGTCTCTATGAAATTTAACATAATtaacattttgatttcatCTAGATACATACTAATTAGTTTGTACATTTTATATATCTTGATGCGCTGATCGTGTACAGCATGGATCAAATACTTGACCGCTACGAGAGATACTCTTACGCAGAAAGACAGCTAGTCGAACCCGATATTGAATCACAGGTACTTGCCTGAAACAAAACTCCGCGGATATTATTGTATCATGAGACTGCAGCCTTTTTAAATGATTGATATGGTCTCTTGGTAACGTTGTAcgttatacatatatatatatatcatgcgCAGTGTAACTGGACCTTCGAATATTCTAGACTAAAGGCTAAAGTTGAGCTTTTGCAAAGAAATCAGAGGTACTATTTAGTGCTCCAGTTACAGAAACATGCTCACTTTGTTTTCCTTTGcatgtttttattaattacttGAACCTCTATGGGCAGGCACTATTTGGGAGAAGATCTCGATTCGTTGACTCTGAAAGAGATCCAAAGTTTGGAGCACCAGCTCGAGACCGCTCTTAAACAAATTCGATCAAGAAAAGTACTGAACTAACTAGCTGGAATCAGCCTCCTAATTCTACTTTTGAAACTAAACAAacactttaatattttctttctactGCAGAACCAACTCATGCATGAGTCCATCTCTGAGCTTCAGAGAAAGGTTAGGCCTGTTGTAGCATAAATTTTTGACTTGTAAAAATTGCAGCATCGAGTTAAACATGTTCGTATGTTTTCTCTCATTCGCTGTGACAGGAAAGGGCGATGCAGGAGCAAAATAACTTGTTGGCAAAGAAGGTAAATTGCATGCACGCGACGCAAACTTCATGAACTTGATAgataatctttttaaataaactaCCAGGTGCCACAATAAACTCGTCAAGATGTTATCTAGAGTTTGTGGTCTGGAGTTGTATatgtctttaattattttgcttctttttatttttatttttatggtttCTGTTTTCCTATGTACAATTTGTGAATAGAtcaaggagaaggagaaggccGCAGCTGAGGAGGTTCATAACTGGGAGCAGCAAAACAATGGCCTCAACTTGCTTCCACAGCCGCTTCCATGTCTAAACATGGGGTGATTAATTTTCTAGGACCTATCTATCTTGAaattaatgttttcatttctttgttaGTAAATACTTACATCTAAAATCATTCTAAGTTACATGGAAATATGTTATAAAACACCATATGATCATACGCAGGGGCACGCAGCAAGATGAATTCCTTCAGGTGAGGAGGAACCAGCTGGACCTTACTCTGGAACCATTATATTCATGCAACCTCGGATGCTTTGCTGCTTGATCATCAATCAgtacaaaaagaacaaaacaaaactacatatgttggtttggttgtgtaTTAAATTTCTGGTTTCTTGGTAAATTTGAACCTAGACTTTGCTAAGGTATGTGGTCGCAATCCAATCATTGACAGACTATCAAACAATGCCAATGAGGATTTCAACTTTAAAACTGTTCTATTTATTGATGCCATAATTGTTGAGTAAATATATGTATGCTATAAACTCTATATGACTGCCTTTTTGTCTAAtttacacccaaaaaaaaaaaatcagaaatcgGAAAAAATTGAATGGTAAATAAAGTTAGGTTATAGAAAATGTTTGAATATAAGACACTGGTTATGcacaagaaaaggaaatggaaaTATCATGTGAATGGACTTCCTATATAAGAGGAAGGTTAACAGCTAGAATAACATTGATCTcatttggaaaattaatttaagcCGGAAAGTTATAGAATACTTACAGAGCCTCGATCTTTCGAGAAGAAAGATTTTCAAAAGAGGAATGAAAGAATTGATATAAATCTAAGGTATCTAACATATCGATTATGAGCCTTTCGTGCATCTACTTCTTAGAGTTTAGATTGCTTAAACTCTtccacacacatatatatatatatacttcagTTGGTCGCTGCTCTTCACTCTTCAGTGATCATTGCATTCTAGACATTTTGGTTAAGTCTCAAGACGATTCATCAAATAGCATCAcctaaaaaaatcaatttgaaGACAGTCAGGGCCTGTTTAGTATTCAACTTGAATCCAACATTTTAAactcaaaaaacaaagaaaacatgtttggtagctctattttttaaaactcaaactcaagaacaacTGAAAAACAccccaattattaaaaacaaaaaatatctgttttttcagtttttttttctctaacaacccacaagttctcaaatttttaagatttgaaaataatttttaagttgcataccaaacaagtttttgaatcttaaaaatagatttaagaactccttgtttttaagaaaaatcaaaatttttgagTTCCCTATTTGAATAAGATTCCAAACGCCCCTCAAATTCCATATGAAGTTACAAATCCAGCTCTTACATGCACCTCACTCTTTTGTGAGGAAGCACGATTGAAACTTTTCTCCgtagattgaaaaaaaaaagagttgcaAAAGAAGTTGGGGGACAGTTTGGATTAGTTTATGTAAAAAttcaaacaccaaaaaaagatATTTGTTATCTATACAAGTTATTAGAGTTATGGAAGAAATTGATTACCCGGCTGCAAATAGGACAGTTTTGGCTTCTCTCCATCCATTCATATATACAAGCAAGGTGGTAGTGGTGAGAACACTGCATGGTTGTCTTAGGATTTTCAGGTGTGTATTCTGCAGGCATTACAAAAACAGAGGTGCCAAGTTTTTACCACCAAACAAATAAgaagataaatataatagATTTGCCATATGGCACCAGatatttagaaaataataatcacCTTCAAAACATGTGGGGCATTCATCCTCATGTTCTATTGAATTTGAATCATGTAAATAAACAAGTTCTTGGGCTCTTTTTCCAGATGGTGTAATCTCATTGGGTGCTGTAGACTCATTGGGTGCTGTAGACGAGGCTGGTGCAGCCTGATCAGTAGATGGATTGACTGAATCTTTTCTCCCATTCTTGATTGAGGCTGCAAATTCCTTTATCTAAACATTTAATGATGGATGATCATGATCAGAAATTGATTAGAAGCAAGTaaagcccaaaaaataaaaaataaaataaaaacagaaccaAAGAATTTGGTATACTACTTGTAATGGAAAACCCAGAAACATACTTTGTTGCACAAGTTAGGGATGAAGCCAACAtcattattatcattattattgGCATTGTGAATGTCATCTTGTACATGGAAGCAACAACAAACAGAACCCATGACACAGCTTGATCAGTTTTTTGCTTCCTTCAAGCTTAACCGGTCCTCCCCTGCCTTGCCTGCAGTGatcataacaaaaccaaaaatatctaaatattttaagaggcataaaataaaagaaccaaATCCAATATGAAAAAACAGGCTTGCTGAAGTTGCAGAGAGAATATAGAAGAAAGCATACTTGATAGATAGATACTCAATGGTGACGCTTCCTTCCTTCTTCCCATAAACtcccaaacaaaccaaaactgaaaacaaatataaagaaGCGGTAATTCAAGTCCTAAAGCCGTGTTATGTGCATAATCCTACTTGTGTAAGGATACTGGTTTCCGCATACAATCAGTAATTCAGAACTGGAAAGGTAAAGATTACGTGTGGGCCATTGTTTGTGGgccttttccaattttttggattttgggtcGGGCCGAAGCCAATTTGGATTAGGCTGAGTTTTGAACCGACTCAACCTAAAGTTTGGAACaaagtttttgtgtgtgtattcTATTTAAATGAGGGTCAAGCGTAAAGCATCCCCTTGTCTAGggtttattttctgtttcttaaCATACAGTTTCTCTCTTGTTCCCTGGCTCTCGAGGTCAGGGGCGGATCCACCATGGGGTCAATGGGGTCAAACGACCCCATGGCAGATCTGGAGTTTAGTGGTAGGGACTGGTTTTTGCCCTTGGCAGCCATGGAAGTGACCccatggagaagaagaagaagcttcgGTGGTGGCAGCTGGagcaagaagaaagagagagagggaagagaGATGGAGCAGACGGAGgacagagaagaaagaaaagaagaagagaggaagaaggaaaaagaataaaaacagagaggggaaaaaggaagaaggaaaaagaaaaaagaaagagggagacgggaggagggagagagagagaaagaggaaaaaagaataaaaaagagagagaggggaaaatataataaaaaagagagaggggaaatataataaatatttttttcttttttttttctttgtttcctttcaAACCCTTCTAAATATTTcaacaatattaataataattccatcattttttctatttcaaatgtcgtataataacaaaaagttctaaatatgaagaagaaaatatattgaaaaaagattgcttatataaaataaaaatataacaacAAGGGCTTATAATttatccacacaaaaaaaaaaaagaaaaaaaaagccactCCTGTGGGTCACCTCTAGTTTTCAGTTCGTACAATCTATTGTTCAAGcctaaaaatatacaaaaacaaccaaaatccacaaaaactcaccaaattttCTTAATACATTTGTACTTAAGGTAAATTTAGCCCGCCCGATTTGCAATTCCTGGGTCCGTCCCTGTCCACCACCAATATCTCATCCCTTGACATCGCCGCCAAGGGTGCTAGCTGCCGTTCACCAACAGTCGTCTCCGTCGCCGTCACTATTTTTGTGACCCCACGAGTGACAATTCCTGCATCCGCCACTGCTCGAGGTTAAACGTTTAATTTGAAGACTTGTTGGTTTCGAGGTCGGAGGTCTTTCAATGGCCATAAAATGTGGTGCAACGAACCCGGAACTTGCAGACGAAATCATATTCTCTCATATACTCCCACGGCTACCAGCAGAGGATCTGATGCGATGCAAGTGCGTATGCAAGTCTTGGTCCTCCCTCATCCGCAGCCCTTCCTTTGTCGCCTGCTTCCACGACTTTCACAGCAATGACACCACTAACTTTTTTTTCAGACGGATAAGCGAGTTCTTCTCGTCAAAAATAGAGCAACAAGGGACTGTTCCAACACCCGGCGCcgaaattttccaatttccgAATGATTATTTTACTGATGTGCAGAGTGTCCATGGCTTGGTTTGTGCATCCTCTCACTCCAACTCTGTTTTCATACTTAACCCTACCACCCGAGAGTCCATCCAACTTCCCCATTCCCGTGTAATAGAAACCCGCACGCCTTCGGTTACATATCGCTTCGGGTACATTCCAAGTACCAACGAGTATAAGGTTCTCCAGATCCTCTCCTTTCGTCTAGACATTGATGGAAAATGGGATCTTCAGTTTAACACATTGACACTAGGTAGGGATTATTGGTGGAGGCCATTGCAGGTAGATCCTCGCCATCTTCCTTTTGATGCTCTAGCTTATGCCTTTGACTCTTATAATAATATACTTAGACATAGTGGAAGTGTGTGCCTCAATGGGGCCGTCCATTGGATATacgagaagaagaaattgatagtCGCATTTGACTTTAGAGAGGAGACATTCAAAGCGATCCCACTACCTGAAGATTATGATAAAGAGATTGCTGATTATTTTGATCAAGATGCCAATCATTATATAGGTGATGGTAATCCTGATGCTTATTGCCATCCAAGTATGGTTAAGGTAGGGGGATGCGTGGGTGTGATTGTTGACATGTCATGGAAACGGGACAAGATCATGTTATGGACTTTGAAGGACTATCATAACCATGTGTGGGTTAAGGAGACCATTAGCTTGGCATCAGAGCCAAGTTATCTTGATTGTCCGCGCTACGTTGATGCTTTGGGTACAGTCCACACTGGTGAGTTTGCGCTGGTGCACTATTTTGTTGGACTTACTCCAGGATATGGTGACGGTCCACCCAGAGTGCTTCTTTATGATATGAAGAGCAAACAATATAGAataattgattttgtttttccggAAGATGATGATTGGCGAGATGAGCCTCCAattaagttaattactaattatgATGATAGCATTGTCCCCTTAAAATGAGAGAGATTACCTTATATACCCATGTTCTATTTGCCGTCATCTATTAGCAAATTTCACTGTATTTTGCtgattgctttttttctttttctttttcttttaagggTAATAAGATTAATCTTTCTTTCTGGGGCACTCTATTTTTCTATTAATACAGTATAGCAATTCTCGTCTGTGTATTGGAATTTggatagtatatatattttgagacTAGTTTCTTGTTCCTAACCTAACAACCAATGCCGATGCTTCCTTCCTTCTTCCCATAAAATCCCAAACAgaccaaaacagaaaacaaaaatgaagaagcGGCCGGTAAAGAGTAGAAAAGCAAAACTCAAGTCCTAAAGCCATTGTTTGTGGGCCTTTTGCAactttttggattttgggtcGGGAccaactaggggtgggcatcgggaccggaaaaccggaacaccgaaccgaaccggtgaaaaaaacccgaaaaaaaaccggttgaccaaaaaagtcaacaaaccggaccgaaccggttccaaccggttccggttttggttttacatctctccgcaccgaaccggaccggaccgaaccggaccggaccgaaccggaccggtcatatattttatatttatatttttacaaaattttaaaatctaatgccattttttaacttctataatcactaattttccaagttcaactttaaaaaatttctaaatgtatgaattggattatttgttcatttttaagctaaaaaaataagttatttattataatttttttattaaaaaaatttaaaaaaaataataaattaataatccggttcaaaaccggaaccggtcagaaccggaccggaaccggttagaaccgaaccggccggttttcgaaattttttttgcctaaaccggaccgaaccggaccggttaaataataccgatttcggttccggtttgaggtgagaaccggaccgcgcccacccctaGGACCAACCCAATTGAGTGTGCGGCCCAAATGTACAACtgtattcaattaaaaattttaagtaATCAATAAAAGTTTGATGACATttaattaggatttttaaaagataacaaaaagTACTGTGGTGTAttgtgtaaaaataaaaaaaaaaaatcataagagAGACAATAAAGGGTCCACATCACAACACACTCCCCATTtttcctcctcttttttttttttttctttccttctctctctctctctctctctctctctctctctctctctctctgtgtacaATAAACAGCcaccattttttttccccaaaaaaaaaaccaccactTTTCTTAAGACGGCATAGTGATTATTATTGGTATTCCTCCATACGATTTGGCTACACCTTTAGTTAatgtggtgagcaaaaatgctcccATAGGAATATAAAGTAAAATCCTATAATTGtaatctattaaaatcataagtaaaatcatgtaattgca
This window encodes:
- the LOC18788374 gene encoding truncated transcription factor CAULIFLOWER A yields the protein MGRGRVQLKRIENKINRQVTFSKRRTGLLKKAHEISVLCDAQVALVVFSNKGKLCEYATDSCMDQILDRYERYSYAERQLVEPDIESQCNWTFEYSRLKAKVELLQRNQRHYLGEDLDSLTLKEIQSLEHQLETALKQIRSRKNQLMHESISELQRKERAMQEQNNLLAKKIKEKEKAAAEEVHNWEQQNNGLNLLPQPLPCLNMGGTQQDEFLQVRRNQLDLTLEPLYSCNLGCFAA
- the LOC18790448 gene encoding putative F-box protein At1g53550, which translates into the protein MAIKCGATNPELADEIIFSHILPRLPAEDLMRCKCVCKSWSSLIRSPSFVACFHDFHSNDTTNFFFRRISEFFSSKIEQQGTVPTPGAEIFQFPNDYFTDVQSVHGLVCASSHSNSVFILNPTTRESIQLPHSRVIETRTPSVTYRFGYIPSTNEYKVLQILSFRLDIDGKWDLQFNTLTLGRDYWWRPLQVDPRHLPFDALAYAFDSYNNILRHSGSVCLNGAVHWIYEKKKLIVAFDFREETFKAIPLPEDYDKEIADYFDQDANHYIGDGNPDAYCHPSMVKVGGCVGVIVDMSWKRDKIMLWTLKDYHNHVWVKETISLASEPSYLDCPRYVDALGTVHTGEFALVHYFVGLTPGYGDGPPRVLLYDMKSKQYRIIDFVFPEDDDWRDEPPIKLITNYDDSIVPLK